CAAACATGAAtataattgaaacaaataaaaataaaatgtaccaTTCCAACCCTGACCTTTGTTATTAGGAACGTAAGACCGGACTAAAAAGTTGAATTGAAACCATCATTGCGCATTCAGACAATCATAGCTTGGTCCCTAGCCAGTATAGTAGCGGaatatttgtttctaaaggAATTAACTCATTTTATGCCTTCAAAGAACCTTATGAACGTTTAATTTTTCAGGTGTGTACTCATTCAAAATATTATACACACTATGAAATAAATGATTATAAATTTTCTAAGTTTATAAATTACAACTTATTATCTATTACTGCTTactaaagttttcttttaattaattcgCCATTAATTTATTCGCCAATAATTTAACTGTTGTGTGCTTAGCGTAAAATTTCCAAAAGTCTGCAATTACAAATTGTTTCaactttattttagtttggaGATGAGGAGCATGAACTCCGCATAGCAGCAGATGATAAAACTAAGGCAACGATAGAAAGCAGTGACgaaattctttaaattctttatttattttcttttcagattGCAGTAACGCACGACGGGTGAGCTAGTAGGCTATAAAATTCTAATGATTAAGTGAAATTCAAAGACACTTCTAGCTTAAAAAGCTGTAGAAGCCACATCACTTGTCGTCATATAAACATACCAGGactcaagttttattttaaaaaataaaaacggacTTCCGAATTTTCCGATTGGACTAATGACAAATCAATAATTAGCAGACACAAACATGAATATAattgatacaaataaaaataaaatgtaccaTTCCAACCCTGACCTTTGTTATTAGGAACGCAAGACCGGACTAAAAAGTTGAATTGAAACCATCATTGTGCATTCAGACAATCATAGCTTGGTGCCTAGCCAGTATAGTAGCTGAATGTTTGCTTCTAAAGGAATTAACTCATTTTATGCCTTCAAAGAACCTTATGAACGTTTAATTTTTCAGGTGTGTACTCATTCAAAATATTATACACACTATGAAATAAATGATTATAAATTTTCTAAGTTTATAAATTACAACTTATTATCTATTACTGCTTactaaagttttcttttaattaataaactaattatcattcgtttattattaattagtaTTTATGCATAAAGAATTCAACCACAGCACGGAACACCGTATATTACAGTATTTTCTCAAACtagtcttgtttttttgttctttcggCTTGAAAAATAGCTCAAATTcttccagcatttttatttcttaacgataattataaatttattcgCCAATAATTGAACTGTTGTGTGCTTAGCGTAAAATTTCCAAAAGTCGGCAATTACAAATTGTTTCaactttattttagtttggaGATGAGGAGCTTGAACTCCGCATAGCAGCAGATGATGAAACTAAGGCAACGATAGAAAGCAGTGACGAAATGGCCATGGAAGATGAATTTGAAGGAAGTGGCAAACGATCCATGGATTTAGCTGAATCTGCAATCATAGAGGCCGCCTCTGAAGAAGATGACGATGATGATGACTTAACTGTGAGGAACCCATTCCCTGAAGCTTTTCTGGAAAATTCTAAAGATATTGAGGAGTTAAAAAATGCTATAGGATGAATgtgaaaatttaactaaattgtgttctatttattgttatttattatagAAAACTCGAAAAACATTCTTTCAGCCCTATGCAAGAAAAgctgacattaaaatttaaaattgaagatGGTAGTTATCATAACGTAGTCATAGAATAGAGAAACTTGACCTTTTGATCAAACTTCGATTTTATTAATACTTCAGATTCATCGGAGGAGCACAATTGCGATTTCTGGCcacattttaaacttttgggGCACAGGCAGGGGCATCGATTCACGAAAATGTTGTGGTTAAcacatatttttcagaatttagggGGCAGGCAATTTTGTTGTAACttcgatttttttatttcaatgaaaatacgcAAAAAAGGACTTTTAAAGTATTTGGGTGCGAATCTTGGGGACACAGGGATAAAGTGATACTGGGATAATGCTGCTGGCGTGCCTAGACGCAGGCATACAGCCAAGCTAAGAATTTACATGCTTCAAataatttaagacaaatttGACTCAATAGGAATACTTTGTttgaaaatcaatcaaaatgaaacttttccACGTCTGACTTTTGAATTCCAGAAAATATCCGTTATTGAAAATCATTCtgacctgttaaaaaaaaatctattattcgCACATTAGCCAAACTCAAATCTTCTTTCATTAGAAGAGGTGATGTACTCTCTTGTTTTTGGTTGTTAAATCGGGAGTGTCAATAAGGTTGGGGGGTATTTGCACCTAttagattcccccccccctcatatacatgtTTAAAAATATCGGTTTGgggagtgtttttctttttaaaatgtttttgtatTCTCACTGAGGAAGTGAAAAAACGAATTTGCCCTCCCCCCATCAGAATAGATATTGCCAATAAACTGCTGTATACTCAGGAtgatttttcagcttctcaTGAGTTTTCTCAAGATTCAGCTTTTGAgctgaatcttaaaaatcagaaaaataaactGGCAAGAACATGACATAAGATCAGACACAAGGACAATGCACACAAACTTTAGACTAATTTTAATTAGACTAATTTACAATTTTAGACTAAGTTAGGAATTGAAAAGGAAGTATCATAAAAGGACTAAACATTGTTTTTATGACCAGTGTTGCcacacaaataaaaatataatcaatcTGACTGGAGCAGTCAAAATCTTAGGTAACACCCAATCAATTTAAGTTTGTTCAGCTTTGAACCTTACTTTATCTAGTCAAATAAGCAAACAAAATGAAGTCACTTCAGGAATGAGAACCTAAAAACTCGTACACAACTTCATTTTGGCGTTATAAAAGCTGTCTCAAAAGTTTCACGTCTGAGTTGGATATTATTCAACAATACTGGTCTcataaattagtttttcatGACTATGAAAAGCGACTAGTTTTTCATCGTTccaataatatcaaaatttattataaaaactatAGAACACAATTTGTGACATATTTTGTTCCAACATTTTTCATACCGTCAGCGGTTTTTGAGATACAAGGTGGAGTGTGGGCAGGGCTTAGGATGCTGTGATGCAACACCAACTGTTAAAATTGGGGAGTCATGCCTTGTATAAAGTTAGCAAATGTCGTTAATAACGAATAATTTGTAGGATATTAGGATATATTAGCTAATAAATTATATCCAATATcattaacacaaaaatttatcacTTTCATTTAATACTACCAAACCTGCTTTGCGCATTTAAACTCAATAAATGAAATACTCATTCAATATATTGACGTcaaattaatttattgaaaaactaaaaaaatcgtcatattaaaaaaatttaatagaatagaaatcaactattttttttcaaaatatgtaaaatcttcaatattatttttgtattaagaTTAGGACATGAGATGTAAACTCGTATAATACGACGTTTTTCTATGGAGTCTATACCTGAGAAAGATGGATCCCTATATAATAAGACCTTCTTCCTACGCATGAAGATATATGACTGACGTTTCATAAGAAACGTCTATCCAGCTATCTTATCCTCGACTGACAAGTGCTGCAGCTCATCAGTATACAAATCATGCCTAAGCTCAAAAATAGTAGGGCAGTCAGGGCATGATTTAGAACCTCAGGAATAAGGTTAGTAGAATGAATTCCTTGAGCCAAGGACAAGAATATTACTGCCAGCTCTAGATGAATTACTTCATACTATATTTTGCAATTTGTAGCTTGCCATGATATGGTTTGCTTGAGACGACTCTCACTAGTAAGCCCTTGGGCGCATTACATATGAGGGCGGAAGAGGTGAGTTTGGTATACCCGTTATCGGTGTAGAGGAGGCTACTCCTGGAACCTTACCTAGATTATGAAGATACAAGTAAACATAGACTCCTTTTGGTATTGGCTTATTAACCGGACCGCTTGACCAACGACAATCATTCACAGCTCAAGCAACCATGAGCAGTAGAGCTCAAGTTAGCTAATGGGCAACTGGAAGTTCTGAATAGCCAGTGACCACAGCTTGAATGGTTTAAGTGCTATTAAAGACATAGGGCGATCCATGCAGAGCGATCAAGTCTTTTGTCTAGTTAAGGGAGCAGTATCCGCTTGAGTAAGGGTACGCTATCTTTTCGCGGCACCCTTGCACCGTGTAGCTTCTCAGTCTTTGGGAGCGGTCTTAATTGAAAGCCACTGGGCGCACAGCATATGAGAGCCGCAGAGACAAATTTGGCATGAAATTATCTGCGATGCCTGCCTTATGAGAgaataaatgtatttaaaattttatctttattcagtggttgttttaattctttaaactTAAACTAACTGAGGTAAAAATgtacaaatttttaataatccgaaaaacaaaattattaacttTCTTCTTCGCCATCATCTCCTTCGGGGTACATGAAATTTTGGTTTCATTGTCATCCCCTGAGTTATTGTCAAGCTTTATAGATTTACCACTTAAATGCACTATTTCTCAGGTACAGACTTAATAGAAAAGAGCTATATTTTAAACACACTTTGTCAGTTTCACAGCTTACAAAATACTAATTAATTTTCAGCTTAAAATCTAATTTCACTAAATtaatataaaccaaaaaatacaataagtaTTTCATTCAATGGGTTCTTAATTCCACAGTCAAGTAAGAGTTATTTAGATACATTTAAGATGTTATCAAATATAACATGTTaattagtaaataataaaaattgttcaatTATATAAGAGCGATTTAATAATGCTATTCATTGATTTATGACATATTAGCCAATGCAATATTGACCTAGATGCCCATGTCCTACCTTATAGTTTTACAGTTGGCCTTGCCTTATAGTATGTATGGCAAGTGCTCTTTGCCCTTTATCTCAAAAATTGGCTGAGTGCTCTTAAAAATccttgggacaaaacttgccaCACATTTTATGCtgtataatttttagaa
Above is a genomic segment from Artemia franciscana chromosome 15, ASM3288406v1, whole genome shotgun sequence containing:
- the LOC136036530 gene encoding uncharacterized protein LOC136036530, whose product is MEYAKKISQGENICLELDIINFKPFGDEELELHIAADDETKATIESSDEMAMEDEFEGIGKRSMDLAESAIIEAASEEDDDDNDLTFGDEELELRIAADDETKATIESSDEMAMEDEFEGSGKRSMDLAESAIIEAASEEDDDDDDLTVRNPFPEAFLENSKDIEELKNAIG